A stretch of the Papaver somniferum cultivar HN1 chromosome 6, ASM357369v1, whole genome shotgun sequence genome encodes the following:
- the LOC113291471 gene encoding uncharacterized protein LOC113291471 codes for MWLSHPSFMQVVLNSWNGETVGNLIFVFMNKLKRLRKIFKIWNWEVFGDVKVNLTTAEEKVMATTFASDNNPSDINLLDKLVTARDEYDIAANNYHTFLRDKSRQKWIQEGDINSNFFHTSIKLRQQQNSIAEIENNYSNIISNQQGISNVLIDYFSKKFEYQPTHVNDSIFDVVPHILTEDDNCFLEQTPDVDEIKTTVFELNQDGAPGPNGFIGVFYRATWDIISYNLVDAIQFCWQNNLIPSGMNSNFLVLIPKLKGAKNAKNFRPIGLSNFCFKIIIKIITVRLSKFMHGIISPQQFAFIKRRNIHEQVLLASELVNEMSTTIRGGNLILKLDISQAYDTMNWEFVYRTMKKLGFSAKFCNWILVLL; via the coding sequence ATGTGGCTCTCTCATCCTTCTTTTATGCAAGTGGTGTTAAACTCCTGGAATGGAGAAACAGTTGGAaatcttatttttgttttcatgaatAAACTTAAAAGGCTCAGAAAGATTTTTAAAATCTGGAATTGGGAGGTCTTTGGTGATGTGAAAGTTAATCTGACAACTGCTGAAGAAAAAGTTATGGCAACTACCTTTGCATCTGATAATAATCCTTCTGATATTAATCTGCTAGACAAGTTGGTAACTGCTAGAGATGAATATGATATTGCTGCAAACAATTATCATACTTTTCTGAGGGATAAATCTAGACAAAAATGGATTCAAGAGGGTGATATTAATTCAAATTTTTTTCACACAAGTATTAaattgagacaacaacaaaattccattgctgaaattgaaaacaaTTATAGTAATATTATATCTAACCAACAGGGTATTTCCAATGTATTAATTGATTACTTTAGTAAGAAGTTTGAATACCAGCCTACCCACGTTAATGATTCTATCTTTGATGTTGTTCCTCATATTCTTACTGAAGATGATAATTGTTTCTTAGAACAAACTCCTGATGTTGATGAAATTAAAACAACAGTTTTTGAGCTTAATCAAGATGGTGCTCCAGGTCCAAATGGATTCATCGGTGTCTTCTATAGAGCAACTTGGGACATCATCAGCTATAATTTGGTGGATGCTATTCAGTTTTGTTGGCAGAACAACTTGATTCCTAGTGGTATGAATTCAAATTTCCTTGTTTTAATTCCTAAACTTAAAGGTGCCAAAAATGCAAAAAATTTCAGACCTATTGGATTAAGCAATTTTTGTTTTAAGATTATCATCAAGATTATTACTGTGAGACTTAGCAAATTTATGCATGGAATTATCTCTCCACAACAATTTGCATTTATTAAGCGTAGGAATATTCATGAACAAGTTCTTCTTGCTTCTGAGTTAGTTAATGAAATGTCTACTACTATAAGAGGAGGGAATTTGATTCTCAAGTTGGATATATCACAAGCTTATGATACTATGAACTGGGAATTTGTTTATAGAACTATGAAGAAACTTGGTTTTTCAGCAAAATTTTGTAACTGGATCTTGgtgcttctttaa